The following proteins are co-located in the Castanea sativa cultivar Marrone di Chiusa Pesio chromosome 8, ASM4071231v1 genome:
- the LOC142606574 gene encoding uncharacterized protein LOC142606574 translates to MRKALLTKNKLGFIDGTLTLSTPLVSTPSAVQAWIRNHFAQTSGPRVFNLQKEIVELHQGEVSTTDFFTQLKVLWDQLQNLSPFPSCTCGKCVCNINKRLTDLQVKESVMRFLMGLNDSFSQVRTQVLLMDPIPSLSKVYSLLIQEQTQRSVTNTFVAKVDSTVLAAKMPNGHANLGTNLASTSSSGKGKDRPICTHCGKTGHIVDKCYKLHSFPLGFKFKNKPSMAHQVSSSPTLEFLPFASSLHHHSTFTPDQYQQLLALIGNSSYKVVSDSCCVEIRQIQSSRLQSNSVELFPKDDALCDSII, encoded by the exons ATGAGGAAAGCTTTGCTCACCAAGAACAAGTTGGGATTCATTGATGGTACTCTTACTCTCTCAACGCCATTGGTATCTACTCCTTCAGCTGTGCAAGCATGGATCAG GAATCATTTTGCCCAAACTAGTGGACCAAGGGTTTTCAATCTTCAAAAGGAGATTGTAGAGCTTCATCAAGGTGAGGTGTCTACAACTGATTTCTTCACTCAATTGAAGGTACTTTGGGATCAATTGCAAAACCTTAGTCCATTTCCTTCATGCACTTGTGGAAAGTGTGTATGCAACATTAACAAAAGGCTTACTGATTTACAAGTCAAAGAGTCTGTGATGAGGTTCTTAATGGGATTGAATGATTCTTTCTCCCAAGTTAGGACTCAAGTCTTGCTTATGGATCCAATTCCATCCCTTAGCAAGGTTTACTCTTTGTTAATTCAAGAGCAAACACAAAGATCAGTCACAAACACCTTTGTTGCTAAGGTTGATTCCACTGTTTTAGCTGCTAAAATGCCAAATGGTCATGCAAATCTTGGTACTAATCTTGCTAGTACTAGTTCTAGTGGCAAGGGTAAGGACAGACCAATTTGTACTCATTGTGGTAAAACTGGTCACATAGTAGACAAGTGCTATAAATTGCATAGTTTTCCACTAGGGTTTAAGTTTAAGAACAAACCCTCCATGGCACACCAAGTATCCTCAAGTCCAACTTTAGAATTCTTGCCTTTTGCTTCTTCACTGCATCATCATTCTACTTTCACTCCTGATCAGTATCAGCAATTGCTTGCTTTGATTG GAAATTCTTCATACAAGGTTGTTTCTGATTCTTGTTGTGTGGAAATACGTCAGATACAAAGTTCGAGATTACAGTCTAATTCTGTGGAATTGTTCCCCAAAGACGATGCATTGTGTGATTCTATAATTTAG